From a region of the Candidatus Nanopelagicales bacterium genome:
- a CDS encoding universal stress protein has product MTGQGIDVEEVQRRGTVVVGVDGSEPSILALWWAVEQAEVRDCVIHAVRVWQSPFGIGIPPPTRSSLPKWGTSHWGASVLLELRDTVGQALPHRPDGLRISTVEGNPAASLLRVCADDDAELLVVGHRGLGGFAQMLVGSVSEQCFLHAQCPVVVIRG; this is encoded by the coding sequence ATGACTGGCCAGGGCATCGACGTTGAGGAAGTGCAACGTCGCGGAACGGTGGTGGTGGGCGTAGATGGATCTGAGCCGAGCATCCTGGCTCTGTGGTGGGCCGTTGAACAGGCCGAGGTGCGCGACTGCGTGATCCACGCCGTGCGCGTCTGGCAGTCGCCCTTCGGTATTGGTATCCCGCCGCCAACCCGCTCGTCCCTACCCAAATGGGGCACGAGTCACTGGGGCGCGTCGGTGCTGCTGGAGTTGCGCGACACGGTTGGGCAAGCGTTGCCACACCGCCCCGACGGTTTGCGGATCAGCACCGTCGAGGGCAATCCCGCCGCGAGCCTCCTGCGGGTATGCGCCGATGACGATGCAGAGTTGTTGGTGGTCGGTCATCGGGGTCTCGGCGGGTTCGCGCAGATGCTGGTGGGCTCGGTCAGTGAGCAGTGCTTCCTGCACGCCCAGTGCCCGGTCGTGGTGATCCGCGGTTGA